A genomic window from Aureibacillus halotolerans includes:
- the yycF gene encoding response regulator YycF gives MDKHILVVDDEQPIADILQFNLEKEGFTVTCAYDGDEALKKLEANVPDLVLLDIMLPQKDGMEVCKEIRKNHQMPIIMLTAKDSEIDKVLGLELGADDYVTKPFSARELIARVKANLRRHQQVAEQDQDLVVKDIQVGPLMIHPNSYNVSKDGQMVELTHREFELLHYLARHLGQVMTREHLLQTVWGYDYFGDVRTVDVTVRRLREKIENSPSHPTFLVTRRGVGYYLKTPDPDAE, from the coding sequence ATGGACAAGCATATTCTCGTTGTTGATGATGAACAGCCCATTGCAGATATATTGCAGTTTAATTTAGAAAAGGAAGGCTTCACGGTGACTTGTGCGTATGATGGGGACGAGGCCTTAAAGAAGCTAGAAGCGAATGTGCCTGATCTTGTGCTCCTTGATATAATGTTGCCGCAAAAGGATGGCATGGAAGTGTGCAAGGAAATTCGTAAAAACCACCAAATGCCAATTATTATGCTGACGGCCAAAGACTCTGAAATTGATAAAGTGCTTGGCTTAGAGCTTGGCGCGGACGATTATGTAACGAAGCCTTTTAGTGCACGGGAGCTGATTGCTCGTGTAAAAGCGAATCTGCGTCGCCATCAGCAGGTTGCCGAGCAGGATCAGGATTTGGTTGTTAAAGACATTCAGGTGGGCCCTCTAATGATCCACCCGAACTCGTACAATGTGAGTAAAGACGGACAAATGGTGGAGCTGACACACCGTGAGTTTGAATTGCTGCATTATTTAGCGCGCCATCTCGGTCAAGTCATGACACGGGAGCATTTGCTACAAACGGTATGGGGCTACGATTATTTTGGCGACGTACGGACCGTCGATGTCACCGTTCGACGTTTGCGTGAGAAAATTGAAAACAGCCCTAGCCACCCTACATTTCTAGTGACACGCCGTGGCGTCGGTTATTATTTAAAAACGCCTGATCCGGACGCCGAATGA
- the walK gene encoding cell wall metabolism sensor histidine kinase WalK produces MKTKERVSFFKSIHIKIILVYVLLLLVAIQVIGVYFVQELEEQLLTSFSTSTNERAHVIAYTIEEEMEKERSADDLPLETVIRDSLRDFLSDDIREIQVIDSRNRIVATTSPYDTSIVGKRTLNLLVKRTLVVGVSQEKWMIDPKTNDRVRVVVVPITSGEETIGAIYVSANVEQVYDQLRIINEILIKGVVIALLLTIVLGVFLARTITRPVADMRKQALVLAKGDFSRNVKVYGDDEIGQLATSFNGMTRKLEEAQATTDSERRKLSSVLTHMTDGVIATDRYGQVILMNEPAEELLGVSSDELLGAPMIEVLRLEEEGVTWEGLFRDMDSMLLDYSDALPEGEQLIVKASFSVIQKESGLPNGLITVLHDVTEQEQIERERREFVANVSHELRTPLTTMKSYIEALTDGAWKDETIAPKFLNVTQNETERMIRLVNDLLQLSKMDSREEQLHFVNIDVVEFFGGIIDRFEMSKGNEFHLERSFPNEPLFVALDQDKITQVIDNIISNAVKYSPEGGTITHSLRKQGNVIRITIRDEGVGISRDKVDKIFDRFYRADKARTRKLGGTGLGLAIAREMVQAHGGRIWAESALNKGTTVHFTLPIHQRLGQEVDDL; encoded by the coding sequence ATGAAAACGAAGGAACGTGTCAGCTTTTTTAAATCAATTCATATTAAAATCATCTTAGTATACGTTTTGCTCTTGCTGGTCGCCATTCAGGTGATCGGCGTCTATTTTGTTCAGGAGCTTGAGGAGCAGTTGCTAACAAGTTTTTCGACGTCAACGAATGAGCGAGCCCATGTGATCGCCTATACGATAGAAGAGGAAATGGAAAAGGAACGGTCAGCGGATGATCTCCCACTTGAAACCGTGATTCGCGACAGCTTACGAGACTTTTTGTCCGATGACATTCGCGAAATTCAAGTAATCGACAGCCGAAACCGTATTGTGGCAACGACGAGCCCTTATGACACGTCCATTGTTGGCAAACGAACGCTGAACCTGCTTGTCAAACGGACATTGGTCGTCGGTGTCTCACAGGAAAAATGGATGATTGATCCGAAAACGAATGATCGCGTGCGTGTCGTTGTCGTTCCAATCACATCGGGCGAGGAAACCATCGGTGCCATCTATGTGTCGGCGAACGTCGAGCAAGTCTATGACCAGCTTCGCATCATTAACGAGATTTTAATTAAAGGTGTTGTGATCGCGCTCTTACTCACGATCGTGTTAGGTGTCTTTTTGGCACGGACTATTACGCGACCTGTCGCGGATATGCGTAAGCAGGCGCTTGTGCTCGCTAAAGGCGATTTTTCCCGTAATGTTAAGGTGTATGGGGACGATGAAATTGGTCAGCTGGCGACGTCCTTTAACGGGATGACACGCAAGCTGGAGGAAGCGCAGGCGACCACAGACAGTGAGCGGCGAAAACTCAGCTCTGTACTGACTCATATGACGGATGGTGTGATCGCCACGGATCGCTACGGTCAAGTCATCCTGATGAATGAACCGGCAGAAGAGCTGCTCGGCGTGTCTAGTGATGAGCTGCTTGGAGCGCCAATGATTGAAGTGTTGCGGCTAGAAGAGGAAGGTGTCACTTGGGAAGGTCTTTTCCGCGACATGGACTCGATGCTGCTTGACTATAGTGATGCGTTGCCAGAAGGGGAGCAATTGATCGTCAAAGCAAGCTTCTCTGTTATTCAAAAGGAGAGTGGCCTGCCAAACGGGCTCATTACGGTTCTTCATGACGTGACAGAGCAGGAACAAATTGAGCGTGAACGACGTGAGTTTGTGGCCAATGTGTCTCATGAGCTGCGTACGCCGTTAACGACGATGAAAAGCTACATCGAGGCATTAACGGATGGCGCATGGAAGGACGAGACCATTGCACCAAAATTTTTAAACGTTACGCAAAACGAAACGGAGCGTATGATTCGACTCGTGAATGATTTACTGCAACTGTCAAAGATGGACAGCCGAGAAGAACAGCTTCATTTTGTGAACATTGACGTTGTTGAATTTTTTGGCGGTATTATTGACCGTTTTGAAATGTCTAAGGGGAATGAATTTCACTTAGAGCGCTCCTTCCCTAATGAACCACTTTTCGTGGCATTGGATCAGGACAAAATTACGCAAGTCATTGACAATATTATTTCAAATGCCGTGAAGTACTCCCCAGAGGGTGGCACGATTACCCACTCGCTGCGCAAGCAAGGGAACGTCATTCGCATCACCATTCGAGACGAAGGCGTTGGCATTTCGCGAGACAAGGTCGACAAGATCTTTGACCGATTCTACCGCGCAGACAAAGCACGCACCAGAAAATTAGGGGGAACGGGCCTTGGTCTGGCTATTGCCCGGGAAATGGTTCAAGCACATGGAGGGCGCATTTGGGCTGAAAGTGCACTGAACAAAGGAACAACCGTCCATTTCACACTTCCTATTCATCAGCGCTTGGGGCAGGAGGTGGACGATCTATGA
- a CDS encoding YycH family regulatory protein: MMKYKEHIKSGLLVLLILGSLVLTWSVWTYQPQFIEAPNTEYVQSVEIGEQLPLSELVQPVQAMYHENGEVNGTTSRDQVEALFASIRKGQLGEVKPVLSEDFINNGEILEGRTEFVFPESLPLSLLPQLIPAEGQVSETGTFDRLVVDISQPSTRVYFVSNDNDQVYQAALREFDRSNYISLVDSTLKSGEAYFRYEPNAGSLIYMPVDIRSVPKLTYSTMHLSAEKFKDALFSNPSYVKKDNTSSSEESYTDGTRLLRVYKNNQQLSYINPAQTEYDQLSGGDLISRSYDFINDHAGWTDTYRLYHYSISEQTVRYQLYIGQHPVFHTYRSYGYPAIYASFKNGEIHEYLRPLFRLRFEFDRTMIDLASGQTIVDALESAPDIDPSMVQDVKVGYEMARQPNTNPIILSFQPVWYVKYNDSWQKVSQMTEGGDSVGLE, encoded by the coding sequence ATGATGAAATATAAGGAACATATAAAATCCGGCCTGCTTGTGCTTCTCATTCTAGGTAGCCTTGTGCTCACATGGAGCGTGTGGACATACCAACCACAATTTATTGAGGCACCAAATACAGAATATGTTCAAAGTGTGGAGATTGGTGAGCAGCTTCCATTGAGCGAACTCGTGCAGCCGGTTCAAGCCATGTATCATGAGAACGGAGAGGTGAATGGAACGACTAGTCGAGATCAGGTGGAAGCATTGTTTGCTTCGATTCGTAAAGGGCAGTTAGGTGAAGTCAAGCCGGTCCTTTCGGAAGACTTCATCAATAATGGAGAGATTTTGGAGGGACGGACAGAATTTGTGTTTCCAGAAAGTCTGCCCCTCTCCTTACTCCCTCAGTTAATTCCCGCTGAAGGCCAGGTCTCGGAAACAGGCACTTTTGACCGCCTTGTCGTCGATATCAGTCAGCCATCGACACGCGTGTATTTCGTCTCAAATGACAACGATCAAGTGTATCAAGCGGCACTGCGAGAATTTGACCGCAGCAATTACATCAGCTTAGTAGACAGTACCTTGAAGAGTGGAGAGGCGTATTTTCGATATGAGCCAAACGCCGGAAGCCTCATCTATATGCCAGTGGACATACGCAGTGTGCCAAAGCTGACGTATTCGACGATGCATCTGTCGGCAGAGAAATTTAAGGACGCTCTTTTTTCCAATCCGAGCTATGTCAAAAAGGACAATACAAGTTCGTCAGAGGAGTCCTATACAGATGGGACGAGGTTGCTTCGTGTGTACAAGAACAACCAGCAGCTTTCGTATATTAATCCGGCTCAAACTGAATACGATCAACTTTCAGGCGGAGATCTCATTTCGCGTTCCTATGATTTTATAAATGATCACGCGGGCTGGACAGATACGTATCGACTTTATCATTATTCAATTTCGGAACAAACGGTACGCTATCAGCTTTATATTGGTCAGCATCCAGTGTTCCATACGTATCGCTCCTATGGCTATCCAGCGATTTACGCATCATTTAAAAATGGAGAGATTCATGAATACCTACGTCCGTTGTTCCGATTGCGGTTTGAATTTGACCGCACAATGATTGATCTTGCATCTGGACAAACGATTGTCGATGCCTTAGAAAGTGCCCCAGACATTGATCCGAGTATGGTTCAAGACGTGAAGGTCGGCTACGAAATGGCACGCCAGCCCAACACCAACCCCATTATCCTGTCCTTTCAGCCAGTGTGGTACGTGAAATACAACGACAGCTGGCAAAAGGTGAGTCAAATGACGGAAGGAGGGGACAGCGTTGGATTGGAGTAG
- a CDS encoding two-component system regulatory protein YycI — protein MDWSRAKTLLILCFFVLDVFLLIQLSEKRQTDQYDFLNESTIEERLAAEEITYEALPKDAVSENYISGTSRQFDPDLLNELANQNVIINGNSVVSSLIEPYTLNMDEMSDSVTEFMNTQVVDGARYRFWSYNRETNAIILFQTYEGKTIYYNDNGIVILQLNEDNQVVSYQQTMLSDIEQLDIDEKKQQPILPAIEALKILFERNELPSGSHVSSVELGYYTLVPLSGGVQVFAPTWHVIVDNERNYFINAIEGQIQQMNDGNAATTNQSNLDDIPLPNEGTDESEDGENGGVS, from the coding sequence TTGGATTGGAGTAGAGCAAAAACACTTTTGATCCTTTGTTTCTTTGTTCTAGATGTCTTTTTGCTCATCCAGCTTTCGGAAAAACGGCAAACGGACCAGTACGATTTCTTAAATGAATCGACCATTGAAGAGCGGCTTGCGGCTGAGGAGATTACGTATGAAGCACTGCCAAAGGACGCGGTATCGGAAAACTACATTAGTGGCACGAGCCGCCAGTTTGATCCGGATCTTTTGAATGAGCTCGCCAATCAAAACGTGATTATTAACGGCAACTCTGTCGTGTCCAGCTTGATTGAGCCTTATACGTTAAACATGGATGAAATGTCTGACAGTGTGACCGAATTTATGAACACACAGGTCGTGGATGGGGCGCGATATCGCTTTTGGTCCTACAATCGTGAAACGAACGCCATTATCCTTTTTCAGACCTATGAGGGAAAAACGATCTATTACAATGATAATGGCATTGTCATTCTACAGCTCAATGAAGACAATCAAGTGGTCAGCTATCAGCAGACGATGCTGAGCGATATTGAACAGCTTGACATTGACGAGAAAAAGCAACAGCCTATCCTGCCAGCTATTGAGGCATTGAAAATCCTTTTTGAACGCAATGAGCTGCCATCAGGGAGTCACGTCTCCAGTGTAGAGCTTGGCTATTACACGTTAGTGCCGTTGTCTGGCGGTGTTCAGGTGTTTGCGCCGACATGGCATGTCATCGTCGACAATGAACGGAACTATTTTATTAATGCCATTGAAGGGCAAATTCAGCAGATGAATGACGGCAATGCGGCAACGACGAATCAATCAAACCTGGATGACATTCCTCTTCCCAACGAAGGAACAGACGAGAGTGAAGACGGAGAGAATGGAGGCGTTTCATGA
- a CDS encoding MBL fold metallo-hydrolase, with protein MSLQFSVLASGSTGNAFFIQTPTQKWLVDAGLSGKKMEALLNQIGQSASDLNGIFVTHEHSDHIKGLGILARKHTLPIYANMPTWRAMERHIGALPTEQKFTFDMETVRSFGDLDVQSFPVSHDAAQPMFYAFRHAQRQVAVVTDTGYVSDRVKGIVRNSNCLVFEANHDVQMLRMGRYPWNVKQRILSDVGHVCNEDAGVALSEIIGDATKRIYLAHLSKDNNMKDLARLAVAQTLEAKGRPVGAGFDLFDTDPVVPTPLVTA; from the coding sequence ATGAGCTTGCAATTTAGTGTGCTGGCAAGTGGAAGCACAGGGAATGCATTTTTTATTCAAACACCAACGCAAAAATGGCTAGTGGATGCCGGCTTAAGCGGCAAAAAGATGGAAGCTCTGCTGAATCAAATAGGGCAGAGTGCATCTGATCTAAATGGTATTTTTGTGACCCATGAGCATAGCGATCACATTAAAGGTCTCGGGATTCTCGCACGAAAGCACACGCTGCCAATTTACGCGAATATGCCCACCTGGCGAGCGATGGAACGCCACATTGGCGCGCTTCCGACCGAACAAAAGTTCACCTTTGATATGGAAACGGTACGTAGCTTTGGTGACCTAGACGTGCAATCCTTTCCGGTCTCACATGACGCCGCTCAGCCGATGTTTTATGCGTTTCGCCACGCACAACGACAGGTCGCTGTGGTGACCGATACAGGGTACGTGAGCGATCGTGTCAAAGGCATCGTGCGAAATAGCAATTGCCTTGTGTTTGAAGCCAATCATGATGTGCAGATGCTGCGCATGGGTAGATACCCTTGGAACGTCAAGCAACGGATCTTAAGCGATGTTGGTCATGTGTGCAATGAAGATGCTGGCGTCGCGCTGTCCGAAATTATTGGCGATGCGACAAAACGTATTTATTTGGCCCATTTAAGCAAAGATAATAACATGAAGGATCTCGCTCGCTTAGCCGTCGCTCAGACGCTTGAAGCAAAAGGACGGCCTGTAGGGGCTGGATTTGATTTATTCGATACGGACCCTGTTGTGCCAACGCCACTTGTCACTGCATAG
- a CDS encoding S1C family serine protease, protein MGYYDDHSTRSKRPRGRASIVWAAVLGVIIGAVIVLVAMPMLVQSGWLNGADQSASTSLPGEDGTVETGPNETRNVKVDVTTNVTDIVEKVQHAVVGVVNIQGGNFWQSDTEMEAGTGSGVIYKKDGNTAYVVTNYHVIQQASEVEISLYDGTRIPAEIRGADVFTDLAVLVVEGEQVNDLIDTVATFGNSDDAKIGEPVIAIGNPLGLEFSGSVTQGILSGKERAIPVDLDGDGSPDWQADVMQTDAAINPGNSGGALFNLDGQVIGINSMKIAQSAVEGLGFSIPTDTVIPVIKDLETQGKVSRPVMGILNPQPLANVDSYHRRETLNLPDDISSGVVVTEVAPNSPAQDAGLEQLDVIIELDGTQINDTIDLRKYLYNEKNVGDSLDVTFYRSGQQQSTTLTLTSDEL, encoded by the coding sequence ATGGGCTATTATGATGATCATTCCACACGGTCAAAACGTCCAAGAGGACGAGCGAGCATTGTATGGGCAGCCGTCCTAGGCGTCATTATTGGGGCTGTGATTGTTCTTGTGGCCATGCCAATGCTCGTGCAGTCGGGGTGGTTAAATGGCGCCGACCAATCAGCGTCCACCTCTCTTCCTGGAGAAGATGGGACGGTCGAGACCGGGCCAAATGAAACAAGGAACGTCAAGGTGGATGTGACCACGAATGTGACCGACATTGTTGAAAAGGTCCAGCATGCTGTTGTAGGTGTAGTAAACATTCAAGGCGGCAACTTCTGGCAGTCAGATACAGAGATGGAAGCCGGCACAGGTTCAGGCGTCATTTATAAAAAGGATGGCAACACCGCGTATGTCGTGACGAATTATCACGTCATTCAGCAAGCTTCAGAAGTAGAGATTAGCTTGTATGATGGCACACGCATCCCCGCAGAGATTCGCGGTGCCGACGTGTTTACCGACCTCGCCGTGCTTGTTGTCGAAGGCGAACAAGTGAATGACCTTATTGACACCGTGGCGACCTTTGGCAATTCCGACGATGCTAAAATTGGCGAGCCTGTCATTGCAATTGGCAATCCACTCGGGTTGGAATTTTCCGGCTCGGTGACTCAAGGCATCCTTTCCGGAAAGGAAAGAGCCATTCCAGTCGACTTAGACGGAGACGGGAGCCCAGATTGGCAAGCTGACGTTATGCAAACCGATGCGGCCATCAACCCAGGCAACAGTGGTGGCGCGTTGTTTAATCTTGACGGACAGGTCATCGGCATTAACTCCATGAAAATTGCTCAAAGTGCCGTCGAAGGACTTGGCTTCTCGATCCCAACGGATACCGTGATCCCTGTGATTAAAGATCTAGAAACACAAGGCAAAGTATCACGCCCGGTCATGGGCATCCTGAACCCTCAGCCGCTGGCCAACGTCGACAGCTATCACCGACGCGAAACACTTAACCTGCCTGACGACATTAGCTCAGGCGTCGTCGTTACCGAAGTCGCGCCGAACTCTCCTGCCCAAGATGCAGGCTTAGAGCAGCTCGACGTCATTATCGAGCTCGACGGTACCCAAATCAACGACACCATTGATTTGCGGAAATACCTCTACAATGAAAAAAATGTAGGTGATTCGCTCGACGTTACGTTTTACCGTAGCGGTCAACAGCAATCCACCACACTCACCCTCACGAGCGACGAGCTCTAG
- a CDS encoding hemolysin family protein: MDTTTIIINFSLVAILIALTAFFVGSEFAVVKVRMSRIEQLIEEGNKRAIIVKKLVSNLDYYLSACQLGITVTALALGFLGEPTIERLILPFLTEWGVPDSLTHVISLVVALSIMTFFHVVVGELAPKTLAIQYAERMTMVLGPMLYWFGQIMKPLIWSLNGSAGLLLRAFKVDPKPHEQAHSEDELKIIMAQSFNSGEINQVELSYMQNIFAFDERVAKDIMVPRTQLVVLSDDMTSEEILQMIDENRYTRYPIVEGGDKDTVLGFVNVKEILTNLAVGRESSLQSSLHEMPTVHETTSLQDVMLKMQHAHIHIALVIDEYGGTAGIVSMEDVLEEIVGDIRDEFDEDEVADIEEKSEGVFVLNGRVLLEDLEGKFGIKFDPDSDELDTIGGWMQVNATDSDNLQVPVEYKRHRFQAVEVDNHQILQVQLELNVLDPNEELDEPEESQHAEAR; this comes from the coding sequence TTGGATACAACGACGATAATTATTAATTTTTCTTTAGTAGCAATACTCATTGCGCTTACTGCGTTTTTCGTAGGATCTGAATTTGCGGTCGTGAAAGTACGGATGTCACGAATTGAACAGCTGATTGAAGAAGGCAATAAACGGGCCATCATTGTCAAGAAACTGGTTTCTAATTTGGATTACTACTTGTCTGCATGTCAACTAGGGATTACGGTAACCGCTCTTGCCCTCGGTTTTCTAGGGGAGCCGACGATTGAACGGTTGATTTTACCGTTTTTAACTGAGTGGGGTGTTCCAGATTCACTGACCCACGTTATTTCATTGGTGGTTGCTTTATCGATTATGACCTTTTTCCACGTAGTGGTTGGTGAATTGGCTCCGAAAACATTGGCAATTCAGTACGCTGAGAGAATGACGATGGTGTTAGGGCCAATGCTTTACTGGTTCGGTCAGATTATGAAGCCGCTCATTTGGTCATTGAATGGATCAGCTGGTTTGTTGCTACGTGCTTTTAAAGTAGATCCGAAACCGCATGAACAGGCGCATTCTGAGGATGAGCTGAAGATTATTATGGCACAAAGCTTTAACTCTGGTGAAATCAATCAAGTCGAATTGTCGTATATGCAAAACATCTTTGCGTTCGATGAGCGTGTGGCAAAGGACATTATGGTGCCGCGTACGCAGTTGGTTGTGCTATCAGATGATATGACTTCCGAAGAAATTCTGCAAATGATTGACGAAAACCGTTATACACGTTATCCAATCGTTGAGGGTGGCGACAAGGATACTGTGCTTGGGTTTGTGAACGTCAAAGAAATTTTAACGAACTTGGCGGTAGGACGTGAATCGTCACTGCAAAGCAGTCTGCATGAAATGCCGACGGTTCATGAAACAACATCCCTGCAAGACGTCATGCTAAAAATGCAGCATGCTCATATTCACATTGCGCTTGTCATTGATGAATATGGCGGGACAGCAGGGATTGTGTCCATGGAAGACGTGCTTGAAGAAATTGTTGGCGACATTCGTGACGAATTCGACGAAGATGAAGTGGCCGACATCGAAGAAAAGAGCGAAGGTGTTTTCGTTCTTAATGGTCGTGTCTTGCTAGAGGATCTTGAAGGCAAGTTTGGCATTAAATTTGATCCTGACTCCGATGAGCTTGATACCATTGGCGGCTGGATGCAGGTCAATGCCACAGATTCAGATAACCTTCAAGTGCCGGTTGAATACAAGCGCCATCGTTTTCAAGCCGTTGAAGTCGACAATCATCAGATCCTTCAAGTACAGCTTGAATTGAACGTGTTAGATCCTAATGAAGAGCTTGATGAACCAGAAGAATCACAGCACGCCGAAGCACGATAA
- a CDS encoding ArsR/SmtB family transcription factor — MTWNEDAIFKALADSTRRLMLDELSERNELTLYELTARLIMKHDLTISRQAIAKHLSILEDAGLVESIRKGKYRVLLFNNEPLKNLLEGWME; from the coding sequence ATGACTTGGAATGAAGACGCGATTTTTAAAGCACTTGCCGATTCGACGCGGCGACTTATGCTAGACGAACTATCCGAACGAAACGAGCTGACGTTGTATGAACTGACGGCACGACTCATTATGAAGCACGACCTCACCATTTCGCGGCAAGCGATCGCTAAACATCTTTCTATTTTGGAAGATGCAGGACTCGTAGAATCAATCCGAAAAGGAAAATATCGAGTCCTTCTGTTCAACAACGAACCACTTAAAAATTTGCTGGAAGGATGGATGGAGTAG
- a CDS encoding VOC family protein, whose amino-acid sequence MKIIVNSIFVQDQDKALAFYTETLGFVKKHDVPVGEYRWLTFVSPEDQDGTELLLEPNDHPAAKEYQEKIAAEGIPATMFGVADVHKEYERLLKLGVTFTMEPTKMGDITIAIFDDTCGNLIQIAQQ is encoded by the coding sequence ATGAAAATCATTGTGAACAGTATTTTCGTTCAAGATCAAGACAAGGCATTGGCATTTTACACAGAAACGCTGGGCTTCGTAAAAAAGCATGACGTTCCGGTCGGAGAATACAGGTGGCTCACCTTTGTTTCACCAGAGGATCAAGACGGTACGGAGCTTTTGCTTGAACCAAATGATCATCCTGCCGCCAAAGAGTATCAAGAGAAAATAGCCGCCGAAGGAATCCCAGCAACAATGTTTGGCGTGGCAGATGTCCACAAAGAGTACGAACGCTTACTGAAACTAGGCGTAACGTTTACGATGGAGCCGACAAAAATGGGGGACATCACAATCGCTATCTTTGATGATACGTGTGGAAACCTTATTCAAATCGCGCAGCAGTAA
- a CDS encoding DUF6199 family natural product biosynthesis protein, whose translation MIPRRGTIWLIAIFLTVSGVVFFINPKISWTLSNFWRFRGDAEPSEGALTIYRLQGAVYFIAGIVVISRLV comes from the coding sequence ATGATCCCTAGGAGGGGTACTATCTGGTTAATTGCGATCTTTCTTACGGTATCAGGAGTGGTTTTCTTTATCAATCCGAAAATCTCATGGACGCTGTCTAATTTTTGGCGTTTTCGTGGCGACGCTGAGCCGAGCGAGGGGGCATTGACGATTTATCGGCTTCAGGGCGCTGTGTATTTCATCGCTGGCATTGTGGTCATTTCAAGGCTTGTCTAG
- a CDS encoding HD domain-containing protein, with protein sequence MTNIINKTEALVKSLFAHETTGHDWWHIDRVRNNALYIAEKEGADVVICELAALLHDVADDKLNASKAEGQQKLMDIFAKIDLKEDAKIKILDIIDHMSFRGGQNPPLETLEAQVVQDADRLDAIGAIGIARAFTFAGARGNVMHDPDATYVQKSQEEYLKRQATAIEHFYDKLLKLKDLMNTKTAKELATERHQRMETFLKDFYEEWQPGRRTE encoded by the coding sequence TTGACAAATATCATCAATAAAACAGAAGCACTGGTCAAAAGCCTATTTGCTCATGAAACGACAGGGCACGATTGGTGGCATATTGACCGTGTGCGGAACAATGCCTTGTATATTGCGGAGAAAGAAGGCGCCGACGTGGTCATTTGCGAGTTAGCGGCCTTGCTGCATGACGTGGCTGACGATAAATTGAATGCCAGTAAAGCGGAAGGACAACAAAAACTGATGGACATTTTCGCGAAAATTGATTTGAAGGAAGACGCCAAAATTAAGATTCTCGACATCATTGACCATATGTCGTTTCGCGGAGGACAAAATCCTCCATTAGAAACGTTAGAAGCACAGGTCGTTCAAGATGCGGATCGACTGGACGCGATTGGAGCCATAGGCATCGCAAGAGCTTTTACATTTGCCGGTGCGCGCGGGAACGTGATGCATGACCCTGATGCCACCTATGTCCAGAAATCGCAGGAAGAATACCTAAAGAGGCAGGCAACCGCCATCGAGCATTTTTACGATAAACTGCTAAAGTTGAAGGACTTGATGAACACCAAAACTGCTAAAGAGCTAGCTACCGAGCGGCATCAACGAATGGAAACCTTTTTAAAGGACTTTTACGAGGAATGGCAGCCGGGGCGGCGAACTGAGTGA
- the map gene encoding type I methionyl aminopeptidase, which yields MIAKTEEDFNGLKEIGKICGAIRDELVRSTKPGMTTKELDNLAGELFEKAGAQSAPKGVYDFPGYTCISINEEVAHGIPGKRAIQEGDMVNIDVSGSKNGYFADTGISFVVGNGKDILQTLCDVVKEAFDAGLEKAKPGAKKSAIGKAVHNVAKKHNLTVIKNLTGHGVGSSIHEAPEHIFNYYDSWDKEILKNGMVIALEPFISTKEEEVFQADDGWTYLTEKSFVAQYEHTIILTKEGPIITTL from the coding sequence ATGATTGCAAAGACAGAAGAGGATTTTAATGGCTTAAAAGAAATTGGCAAGATTTGCGGAGCGATCCGAGATGAACTCGTCCGTTCGACCAAGCCCGGAATGACGACAAAAGAACTCGATAACTTAGCGGGAGAGCTTTTTGAAAAAGCAGGTGCTCAATCGGCACCAAAAGGCGTATACGATTTCCCAGGGTATACATGCATTAGCATCAATGAAGAAGTCGCGCACGGAATTCCGGGGAAAAGGGCCATTCAAGAAGGGGACATGGTGAACATTGATGTCTCAGGGTCGAAAAACGGGTATTTCGCTGACACCGGCATTTCCTTTGTCGTTGGGAACGGAAAGGACATTCTACAGACCCTATGTGACGTTGTGAAAGAAGCCTTCGACGCAGGGCTGGAGAAGGCAAAACCCGGCGCAAAAAAAAGCGCGATCGGCAAAGCGGTCCACAATGTCGCCAAAAAGCATAATTTGACCGTCATAAAAAACCTCACGGGACACGGGGTAGGGAGCTCGATTCATGAAGCTCCAGAGCATATTTTCAATTACTACGATTCCTGGGATAAAGAGATTTTAAAAAATGGCATGGTCATTGCCTTAGAGCCGTTTATTTCAACAAAAGAAGAGGAAGTGTTCCAAGCCGACGATGGCTGGACCTACCTTACCGAAAAAAGCTTCGTGGCCCAATACGAGCATACGATTATCTTAACGAAGGAAGGCCCGATTATTACGACGTTGTAA